The following coding sequences are from one Ignavibacteriota bacterium window:
- a CDS encoding alpha/beta hydrolase: MRQLITTFLFFILCSVGFSQVPVSETGKFYDYNGTKIYYEDIGQGEPLLLLHNFNGTADSWKPYFESYSKHFRVIAVDMIGHGRSDIYKKDDVEFKHGEYANIVLALMDYLHIDTANAIGASAGGMTLLYANYMKPNKFKNVITVGAQIYIDKRVREWIIADGSDSAKPAYLERASKNHGYEKALLQARQFWQFRRAYGDPAFTPDMLNLITANWLIVHGDNDFIPLDQALEMKQHIPNSRLWIFPNGGHLPHLRQANITDFTQRSTEFLLGKWNKK, encoded by the coding sequence ATGAGACAGTTAATCACAACCTTCTTGTTCTTCATCCTATGTTCTGTGGGTTTTTCCCAGGTACCGGTTTCCGAAACAGGGAAATTCTATGATTACAACGGAACGAAAATTTACTACGAAGATATTGGTCAGGGTGAACCGCTCTTACTTCTTCACAACTTCAACGGTACAGCAGATTCATGGAAGCCCTACTTTGAAAGTTACTCCAAGCATTTTCGTGTAATTGCTGTTGATATGATTGGTCATGGTCGCTCCGACATCTACAAAAAGGATGATGTGGAGTTTAAACATGGTGAGTATGCTAACATCGTTCTTGCTCTTATGGATTATCTACACATAGATACCGCCAATGCAATTGGCGCAAGCGCCGGCGGGATGACTCTTCTCTACGCGAATTATATGAAGCCGAATAAATTTAAAAACGTTATCACAGTTGGAGCGCAAATATATATTGACAAGAGAGTGCGAGAATGGATAATTGCAGATGGTTCTGACAGCGCTAAGCCTGCTTATCTCGAGCGTGCCTCGAAGAATCATGGATATGAAAAAGCGCTGTTGCAAGCAAGGCAGTTTTGGCAATTCAGAAGAGCATACGGAGACCCTGCATTTACGCCCGATATGTTAAACTTAATAACTGCAAATTGGTTAATCGTGCATGGTGACAACGACTTTATTCCGTTAGACCAGGCATTAGAAATGAAACAACATATTCCCAATAGCAGGCTTTGGATTTTCCCAAATGGCGGACACCTGCCACATTTACGTCAAGCAAATATTACAGACTTCACACAACGCTCAACAGAGTTCTTGCTCGGAAAATGGAATAAAAAATGA